One part of the Lotus japonicus ecotype B-129 chromosome 2, LjGifu_v1.2 genome encodes these proteins:
- the LOC130736146 gene encoding agamous-like MADS-box protein AGL62 gives MSTSGKKSWGRKKIDIKKVTNQKHLQVTFSKRRTGIFKKASELSTLSDAEMALIVISPGQKVFSFGHPNVETVIEKYLLEVPTQPADNMQYVNAQSSADVLGLNAKIFLFNNQIDAEKKHIKELDRQIKAVQAQFWGASLIKEMDKSQLEQFKGALDEVKKRVTRYCDMLPMQGDVDASDAPTNPPMPNDADSNLFWWP, from the exons ATGTCCACCTCAGGAAAGAAAAGTTGGGGGCGTAAAAAGATTGACATCAAGAAAGTGACGAATCAGAAACATTTGCAGGTTACTTTCTCGAAGCGCCGCACTGGGATCTTCAAGAAAGCAAGCGAGCTCTCCACGCTTTCTGATGCAGAGATGGCTCTCATCGTCATCTCGCCGGGCCAGAAGGTGTTTTCATTCGGCCATCCGAATGTTGAGACTGTCATTGAGAAGTACCTCTTGGAGGTCCCGACTCAACCGGCTGACAACATGCAATACGTCAATGCTCAGAGTAGCGCTGACGTGCTTGGGCTCAATGCAAAAATATTTCTATTTAACAACCAAATTGATGCTGAGAAGAAGCACATCAAGGAGCTAGATCGTCAGATCAAGGCAGTTCAAGCTCAATTTTGGGGGGCCTCTCTGATTAAAGAGATGGACAAGTCTCAACTTGAGCAGTTCAAGGGGGCCTTGGATGAGGTCAAGAAGCGAGTCACTCGCTATTGTGACATGCTCCCTATGCAAGGTGATGTTGATGCTAGTGATGCCCCTACCAACCCACCAAT GCCCAATGATGCAGACTCAAACCTTTTTTGGTGGCCTTAa